In the Blautia coccoides genome, GAGAAGGAATTCCTGGAGAGCCACGGATACTGGTACACAGTAGTCAATGATTTCAAGGTAACAGATGAGTTCTGCCGGATGATCAAAGACAAGGTGATCGCCAAATATGGTGAGTGGGAAGCAAAATAAAAAGAATACCCACCTATAAAAGAGGGCGCGTTTTGCAGGACGGCTGCCAATCTTCTACAAAGGTATTCTTATAAAATCAATTATACATTAAATATAGAAAAAATCAACTTCAAAATAAAAGAAGGCAGCAGAAGATACAGCGGACCGCAGCCGGGAATCTTCTTCTGCCGGATATTAAAGGGGGTATTATATGTCACAGGATGGTATAACCGTGCCGTTAGATGGTAAGAGAGATCCTTATGATATAGACTTTACATCCACGACCGCCAAGGTACCGTGGTATGACAAAATTATACACAGTATGTATGGGGCATATAGCTTTAATGTTTCCTGGGTTATTTTTGGATATTATCTGGTGTATTTTTATACGGATGTGGTGGGACTCAGCGCCACAGTCGCAGGTTCCATCATGTTATTTGCCCGTGTGGCCGACTGCTTTACAGACCTGTGGGTGGGTTATATGCTGGACAATGTCTGTTATAAATGGGGACGTTATCGTTCCTGGGCGATTTTCGGCATTATTCCTCTGTTCCTTTTGTTTATCGGTGTATTTACAGCCCTGCCGGTTGAAAGCACGGGACTGAAGGTTGCATGGGCGGCTGTATGCTACGGGTGCTTTGGCTCCATTGGCGCTACATTCTCTTTCATGCCGCAGATTGCACAGTTCTGTAATATGACCAGAAACCCAAGAGAACGTGAGACGATCGCCATTGTAAAAAGTCTCTGCACCAACCTGGCACAGGTGGCAGCGGCAGCGCTTTTTATGCCTCTGGTAAAACTGTTCGGGGGCAGTAAGGGAAACGAGGCACAGGGATTTTTCTGGGCAGCATTTGCTATTGGTCTGACGGTCATGTTATTCCAGATACTCAATGCCCAGATGACTAAGAAATATGAGCTGAACAAGGATGGCACCTGCCGGGAACATCTGAAACAGGTGGAGCATGAGCCGATGTTTGCACAGCTAAAGAGCTTTACTAAGAACAGGCCCGCCATTATTTTACAGATTGGAGAAGTCCTGAAACAGATCATGCAGGCCATCAAAAATGGTATGATCATTTATATCTTCATCTATTTTCTGGGCCTGGAGGATTTCTACTCTGTAGCCATGTTTGCTTATACTATAGCGCTTATGCTGGGCGTTTTCCTTATGAAGCCGTTTATAAGGATGTTCAGAGATACCAGCCGTGCGTATATGATCTGTATGGCATCCAGTGCTGTATTCAGTATCGCTCTGTTTGTTGTCTGCAGCATTTACGGGCCGGCAGGGGCGTCACAGTCCATGCAGTTCGGATTACTTTTTGCAATGTTTATCTTAAACGGAATCTTAAGCGGCGCGTATTATTCCTTCTCAAATGTTATGATACCGGCAACCGTAGATTACGGCGAATGGAAAAATGGCAAAGGACAGGCCGGTGTAGTGTCCGCAGTCAATGGATTCTGTATCACCATCGGCGCTGCGCTTGGAGCACAGATCATGGGAATTCTGTTGGACAGCTCCGGGTATGTGGCTAACCGGACACAGAGCGACGGAACCATTCGTTCCCTGCTGATCATTGCGTTTGTGATACCGGCAGTTGTTACACTTGTACATATGGTTCTTCAGATGTTCTATGGTCTCAGCGATAAGAGACTGGAAGCCTGTATGGTGGATGTAAGAGCAAGAAGAGCTGAAAAGGCAGCAAAAGCAGCACAGGCTGCAGTGGAAAAAGATAACTGACAATATAAACTGTTTTTTATAGAAAAAGGAGATTAATATTATGGCAAAAAAAATGTTTACAACAATCTACGGACGTAACCTGGTGGGAGAACTGAAGAATATTGTGCAGAGACCTTATCTGGTGGTGACAATGGAGGATCTGTGGGAAAAATTCAAAGACGAGTTTGATGATGACTGCATCGTACACTTTGTAAAGACACTGGAGTATGATGAGATAATGGCCAACATTGAAAAGCTTCCCAAGTTTGAAGCAGTGATCGGAATGGGCGGCGGACAGGCTGTTGACTATGCAAAGACGGTAGCCTGGAAGACACATATGCCTTTATATCAGGTGCCAACCTCCATCGCAACAAACGCAGTGTTCGGACACCGCGCGGGCCTGAGATTTGACAGTGTGGTAAAATACGTGGGATATGTGGAGCCGGTAGCTGTCTATGTGGATTATGATGTGATCCAGAGCGGTCCAAAGGCCCTGAACAGGAGCGGTGTGTGTGATGTGCTCTGCTACAACAACTCCCTGTTTGACTGGAAATATGCGGCAGACCAGGGAAAATGCGAGGAGAAGTGGCCCTATGACCAGGAGATGGCAGATGAGGTGAGAGAAGTATACCAGTCTGTAGTGGAGAACCTGGATGACATCTATGCGTTAAACGAAAAAGGGATCCGTGTACTGACAGAGGGTCTGAGATGGGGTGGAGCAGCCTTCCACAACAACGGCTGGAACCCAAGACCTATTGAGGGAAGCGACCACTTCTTATTCTACACACTGGAATACATGACCAAGAAGAAATTCATCCATGGCCAGCCGGTATGCCTGGGAATCTTCGTGGGATCTGCAATGGGAGGAAATGACCCGGACGGGATCCTGGATATCATCCACAAAGCAGGAGTGGAGATCAGACCGGAAGGAATGGGGATCACCTGGGAGGATGTGTTTGCGGCGATCAAATATGAGAAGGAATTCCTGGAGAGCCACGGATACTGGTACACAGTAGTCAATGACTTCAAAGTGACAGATGAGTTCTGCCGGATGATCAAAGACAAGGTGATCGCCAAATATGGTGAGTGGGAAGCAAAATAAAACCAGTGAGAGAGGTCATAGAGGTAGCTGAATGAAGATTTATAAGGCTGATGATTATGATAAATTAAGTGAAAAAGCAGCATCCATCATAGGGGCGGAGGTGGTGTCCAACCCGGAGTGTGTGCTGGGTCTTGCAACAGGGTCTACCTCGGTGGGAACCTATGGATATCTTAAAAAATGGTACCATAAGGGGTTATTGGACTTTGCCGGGGTGAAATCCATGAACCTAGATGACTATAAGGGACTGAAACCCGATAATGAACAGGGTTATTACTATTTTATGAGGCAGAATCTGTTTCAGGATATCAACATAAAGCCGGAAAATACCCACATACCGGACAGTATGGAAGCTGACAGCGAAAAGGCATGCAGGGACTATGACAGGACCATAGAGGAATCAGGAGGCATAGACCTGCAGCTTTTAGGGCTTGGGCATAACGGACACATCGGTTTTAATGAGCCAGGGGAGGTATTTGAAAAGAACTGCCATTGTGTCACCCTGGCAGCCAGTACAGTGGAGGCAAACAAACGCTTTTTTGATAGGCCGGAGGATGTGCCCTCCCAGGCATATACCATGGGGATCGGAACCATTATGAAAGCGAAAAGAATTCTGCTGCTTGTGAGCGGAAAAGAAAAGTCGGGCATCCTTGACCAGGTGATCAACGGACCTGTCACACCAAAGGTACCGGCGTCTATTTTACAGTTTCATCCTGACATGACAATCGTTGCAGATAAGGATGCTCTGTCAGAGGTAAATCTGCAGGAGATAAAAGGGAGGACTATTTATGAATAAGATCATCGAAAAAGATAAGAAATATCTGATCCAGTGTTATACCACAGATGATATTGCGTTTACAAATGCAAAAGGCATGTATCTGTATGACAGCGAAGGCAATAAATACCTGGATTTCTCAGGCCAGTTCTCAGCGTGCAGTCTGGGACACGGAAATGAGGAGCTGATCAATGCATTGAAAGACCAGCTTGAAAAAATCGTGTCTGTGACCTCCTGCTTTGCAACAGAGGAGAGAGCAGCCCTGGCAGAGAAAATGGTTGAAATATCACCGGAGGGCCTGGATAAGGTAATGTTCGGCTGTACCGGTTCTGATGCCAATGAGTTTGCACTGAAACTGGCAAAATACTACAGGGGAGGAGGAAGGATAATCTCCTTCCGCCGTGGATTCCACGGATCCACCGCAGGTGCGGCAGCCGCGACCGGAAAATCTGAGATGATCCAGGAAAACTCCGGTATCTCAGAACTTCTCCCAAGAGGTTTCGTACATTCCGCTCCGCCCTACTGCTACCACTGTGATTTCGGAAAAGAGCCCGGAACCTGCGGGCTGCAGTGCCTGAAATATCTGGAGCAGACCATGCTGCACGAGGGAGGCGACAAGATTGCCGCAGTGATCTCAGAACCTATCTTTGCGGCCGGCGGCGTCATTGTTCCGCCAAAAGGATTCTGGAAGGGAGTCAGAGAGCTTTGCGATAAATTCGGAGCGCTTTTGATCTTCGATGAGGTAGTCACCGGTATTGGCCAGACAGGTACCATGTTCGCATGCCAGTATGAGGGTGTGACCCCGGATATACTGGTAACAGGCAAGGCCCTCACAAGCGGATATGTGCCGGGTTCTGCTGTTCTCTGCAGAAAAGAGATCGGGGAGGCAATGAGTCAGATCAGCCTTCACGGACACACCCATTCCTGCTACCCTCTGGCATGCCGCAGCGCGCTGAAAAATATTGAGATCATTGAGCGTGACGGACTTGTGGAAAACAGCCGTATAGTGGGCGATTATCTGCACAACAGGCTTCTGGAATTAAAGGAAAAATATCCGGTCATCAAGGATGTCCGCGGACGGGGACTTCTGCAGGGCATGGAATTGGAAGGAACACCTTCAGAGGACAAATATGTGCTGGGACAGGAATTCTATGAAGCGATGCTGCATAACGGCCTGGTCACAGAGCTGGAGAGCAGGAAGAATCTGGAGAATGTAGTTGTGGTTATGCACCCGGCATTGATCACATCCAAAGAGAACGTAGATGAGGCGGTTTCAGTCATTGAGAAATCCCTCAGGGAATGTTTGAAATAAAACATATTATCCGTTACAATAAAAGAAAAAATTAAGGAAGTGATTTCAATGACTATAGATGCAGATAAAAAACAGACGCTTACAGTCAGCAGTATCAGAAATGTAAATGTTGTAAATATTATGCAGAGCATTCTCAGGGACCGGACCAAGACCAGGAGTGAACTGGCAAAGGAAAACCATATCAGCGTTATGACCGTAAAACACATAGTGGATGATCTGATCGCAGATCATATCCTTGTGGAAAAAGTCTGTGAAGGCAATGATGTGGGAAGAAAGCCCAAAGCCCTTGAGATAAATGAAAAATACGGTAATATTGTGTGCATCAATCTGACATCTGTAGATGAGATCAGCTTCCTCATATATGATATTTATGGGGCACTGGAGAAAGAACAGACATTGGAATTCGATGCCGG is a window encoding:
- a CDS encoding MFS transporter, translating into MSQDGITVPLDGKRDPYDIDFTSTTAKVPWYDKIIHSMYGAYSFNVSWVIFGYYLVYFYTDVVGLSATVAGSIMLFARVADCFTDLWVGYMLDNVCYKWGRYRSWAIFGIIPLFLLFIGVFTALPVESTGLKVAWAAVCYGCFGSIGATFSFMPQIAQFCNMTRNPRERETIAIVKSLCTNLAQVAAAALFMPLVKLFGGSKGNEAQGFFWAAFAIGLTVMLFQILNAQMTKKYELNKDGTCREHLKQVEHEPMFAQLKSFTKNRPAIILQIGEVLKQIMQAIKNGMIIYIFIYFLGLEDFYSVAMFAYTIALMLGVFLMKPFIRMFRDTSRAYMICMASSAVFSIALFVVCSIYGPAGASQSMQFGLLFAMFILNGILSGAYYSFSNVMIPATVDYGEWKNGKGQAGVVSAVNGFCITIGAALGAQIMGILLDSSGYVANRTQSDGTIRSLLIIAFVIPAVVTLVHMVLQMFYGLSDKRLEACMVDVRARRAEKAAKAAQAAVEKDN
- a CDS encoding iron-containing alcohol dehydrogenase, whose protein sequence is MAKKMFTTIYGRNLVGELKNIVQRPYLVVTMEDLWEKFKDEFDDDCIVHFVKTLEYDEIMANIEKLPKFEAVIGMGGGQAVDYAKTVAWKTHMPLYQVPTSIATNAVFGHRAGLRFDSVVKYVGYVEPVAVYVDYDVIQSGPKALNRSGVCDVLCYNNSLFDWKYAADQGKCEEKWPYDQEMADEVREVYQSVVENLDDIYALNEKGIRVLTEGLRWGGAAFHNNGWNPRPIEGSDHFLFYTLEYMTKKKFIHGQPVCLGIFVGSAMGGNDPDGILDIIHKAGVEIRPEGMGITWEDVFAAIKYEKEFLESHGYWYTVVNDFKVTDEFCRMIKDKVIAKYGEWEAK
- the nagB gene encoding glucosamine-6-phosphate deaminase yields the protein MKIYKADDYDKLSEKAASIIGAEVVSNPECVLGLATGSTSVGTYGYLKKWYHKGLLDFAGVKSMNLDDYKGLKPDNEQGYYYFMRQNLFQDINIKPENTHIPDSMEADSEKACRDYDRTIEESGGIDLQLLGLGHNGHIGFNEPGEVFEKNCHCVTLAASTVEANKRFFDRPEDVPSQAYTMGIGTIMKAKRILLLVSGKEKSGILDQVINGPVTPKVPASILQFHPDMTIVADKDALSEVNLQEIKGRTIYE
- a CDS encoding aminotransferase family protein yields the protein MNKIIEKDKKYLIQCYTTDDIAFTNAKGMYLYDSEGNKYLDFSGQFSACSLGHGNEELINALKDQLEKIVSVTSCFATEERAALAEKMVEISPEGLDKVMFGCTGSDANEFALKLAKYYRGGGRIISFRRGFHGSTAGAAAATGKSEMIQENSGISELLPRGFVHSAPPYCYHCDFGKEPGTCGLQCLKYLEQTMLHEGGDKIAAVISEPIFAAGGVIVPPKGFWKGVRELCDKFGALLIFDEVVTGIGQTGTMFACQYEGVTPDILVTGKALTSGYVPGSAVLCRKEIGEAMSQISLHGHTHSCYPLACRSALKNIEIIERDGLVENSRIVGDYLHNRLLELKEKYPVIKDVRGRGLLQGMELEGTPSEDKYVLGQEFYEAMLHNGLVTELESRKNLENVVVVMHPALITSKENVDEAVSVIEKSLRECLK